The Musa acuminata AAA Group cultivar baxijiao chromosome BXJ2-2, Cavendish_Baxijiao_AAA, whole genome shotgun sequence genome has a segment encoding these proteins:
- the LOC135605059 gene encoding dehydration-responsive element-binding protein 1F-like — translation MEFEESSSSSSSPPSSSSYSRCSSTSTASGAPITSGKRKAGRKKFRETRHPVYHGVRERNGGRWVCEVREPRKKSRIWLGTFGEPEMAALAHDAAVITLRGESAQLNFPDLAGTLPRAPSPAPEDVRRAATEAVEMFRPSKPTPTQLPAVSDAEGSQGRKENTTTEDAAAPSAAVFVDEEELFNMPELIEDMARGMLLTPPALQRRGFDWDIAVEEEQEIDLSPLWNDE, via the coding sequence ATGGAGTTCGAGGaatcgtcatcgtcgtcgtcgtcgccgccctcttcctcctcctactcccGTTGCTCATCGACGTCGACGGCATCGGGCGCACCGATCACGTCGGGGAAGCGGAAGGCCGGGCGGAAGAAGTTCCGGGAGACGCGACACCCGGTGTACCACGGCGTGCGGGAACGCAACGGCGGTCGGTGGGTGTGCGAGGTGAGGGAGCCCCGGAAGAAGAGCCGCATCTGGCTGGGGACGTTCGGAGAGCCGGAGATGGCCGCGCTGGCGCACGACGCGGCCGTCATCACGCTCCGCGGCGAGTCGGCCCAGCTCAACTTCCCGGACCTCGCCGGGACTCTGCCCCGCGCGCCGTCGCCGGCTCCTGAGGACGTCCGTCGGGCCGCGACCGAGGCAGTGGAGATGTTTCGGCCTTCGAAGCCGACGCCCACCCAGCTGCCCGCCGTGTCGGATGCAGAAGGAAGTCAGGGAAGGAAGGAGAATACAACGACCGAGGACGCTGCTGCACCTTCGGCGGCGGTGTTCGTGGACGAGGAGGAGCTGTTCAACATGCCGGAGTTGATCGAGGACATGGCGAGGGGGATGCTGCTGACGCCGCCAGCGTTGCAGCGGCGAGGGTTCGATTGGGATATTGCGGTGGAGGAGGAGCAAGAAATAGACTTGTCGCCACTGTGGAACGATGAATAA
- the LOC135605060 gene encoding dehydration-responsive element-binding protein 1F-like — protein sequence MQLDLGFQVVRKEGEAVAFEFEESSPSSASPSSSSCSFPTVVSTGGSTSASRALGPSPKRKAGRKKFRETRHPVYHGVRERNGGRWVCEVREPRKKSRIWLGTFREPEMAALAHDVAAIALRGGSAQLNFPDLARALPRARSTAPDDVRRAAAKAAEMLRPLMSSPAPLPAVSDAGESQGREEREENTATEDAAAPPAAVFVDEEELFNMPGLMEDMARGLLLTPPALQWRGFDWDIAVEEEQEIGLWPLWNHE from the coding sequence ATGCAGCTCGATCTCGGCTTTCAAGTTGTAAGGAAGGAAGGAGAAGCTGTTGCCTTTGAGTTCGAGGAATCGTCGCCGTCGTCGGCCTCCCCCTCCTCGTCTTCGTGCTCATTTCCGACGGTAGTATCGACGGGAGGCTCCACGTCGGCCTCCCGCGCTCTGGGCCCGTCGCCGAAGCGGAAGGCCGGGCGGAAGAAGTTCCGGGAGACGCGACACCCGGTGTACCACGGCGTGCGGGAGCGCAACGGCGGTCGGTGGGTGTGCGAGGTGCGGGAGCCCCGGAAGAAGAGCCGCATCTGGCTGGGGACGTTCCGGGAGCCGGAGATGGCCGCGCTGGCGCACGACGTGGCCGCCATCGCGCTCCGCGGCGGGTCGGCCCAGCTCAACTTCCCGGACCTCGCAAGGGCACTGCCCCGCGCGCGATCGACGGCGCCCGATGACGTCCGCCGCGCCGCGGCCAAGGCGGCCGAGATGTTACGACCTTTAATGTCGTCGCCCGCGCCGCTGCCCGCCGTGTCGGATGCAGGAGAAAGCCAGGGACGtgaggagagggaggagaatacagCGACCGAGGACGCTGCTGCACCTCCGGCGGCAGTGTTCGTGGACGAGGAGGAGCTGTTCAACATGCCGGGGTTGATGGAGGACATGGCGAGGGGGTTGCTGCTGACGCCCCCAGCGTTGCAGTGGCGAGGGTTCGATTGGGATATTGCGGTGGAGGAGGAGCAAGAAATAGGCTTGTGGCCACTGTGGAATCACGAATGA
- the LOC103976516 gene encoding monodehydroascorbate reductase 3, cytosolic: protein MAEKHFKYVILGGGVAAGYAAREFVKLGLNPGELAIISKESVAPYERPALSKGYLFPQGAARLPGFHVCVGSGGERLLPEWYAEKGIELILGMEIVKADLASKTLTSAADVIIKYDILIIATGSTVIRLSDFGVQGADANNIFYLREIDDADKLVAAIHAKKDGKAVIVGGGYIGLELGAALKINNLDVTMVYPEPWCMPRLFTAGIAAFYEGYYANKGIKIIKGTVAVGFDSDANGDVTAVRLKDGRVLEADIVVVGVGGRPLITLFKGQVEEEKGGIKTDGFFKTSIPDVYAVGDVATFPLKLYNEQRRVEHVDHARKSAEQAVKAIKAVEEGESIEEYDYLPYFYSRSFDLSWQFYGDNVGDTILFGDNDPTSAKPKFGTYWIKEGKVVGVFLESGSLEENKLIAKVAKLQPPVPDPEQLEKEGLAFASKI from the exons ATGGCGGAGAAGCACTTCAAATACGTGATCCTCGGCGGCGGCGTTGCAGCG GGATATGCAGCTAGGGAGTTTGTGAAGCTTGGCCTCAACCCAGGAGAGCTAGCAATCATATCCAAAGAGTCG GTGGCTCCTTATGAACGGCCAGCGCTCAGCAAAGGCTACCTTTTCCCTCAAG GTGCTGCAAGATTACCAGGGTTTCATGTCTGTGTTGGCAGCGGCGGAGAAAGACTGCTTCCAGAATGGTATGCTGAGAAAG GCATTGagcttatacttggtatggaaatTGTAAAAGCTGATCTAGCATCCAAGACTCTTACAAGTGCAGCTGATGTGatcattaagtatgatatttTGATCATTGCTACTGGCTCCACA GTTATAAGACTTTCAGACTTTGGCGTCCAAGGTGCAGATGCAAATAACATATTTTACTTGCGGGAGATTGATGATGCTGATAAACTTGTTGCTGCAATTCATGCAAAGAAAGATGGAAAGGCTGTGATTGTTGGAGGAGGGTACATTGGTCTTGAGCTTGGTGCAGCACTCAAAATCAATAATTTAGATGTCACCATGGTGTACCCTGAGCCTTGGTGCA TGCCACGGCTATTTACTGCAGGAATTGCTGCTTTTTATGAGGGTTATTATGCAAATAAAGGGATCAAAATAATCAAAGGGACTGTAGCAGTTGGATTTGATTCTGATGCAAATGGAGAT GTAACCGCTGTAAGGTTGAAGGATGGAAGAGTCTTGGAGGCTGATATTGTTGTTGTCGGTGTTGGTGGCAGACCACTTATTACACTATTTAAAGGTCAGGTAGAAGAGGAAAAAGGTGGAATTAAG ACTGATGGTTTCTTCAAGACAAGCATTCCTGATGTCTATGCTGTGGGAGATGTCGCTACATTCCCTTTAAAGCTCTACAATGAACAAAGGAGAGTCGAACATGTCGATCATGCAAGAAAATCTGCTGAGCAAGCTGTCAAG GCAATCAAGGCGGTAGAAGAAGGCGAATCGATAGAGGAATACGACTACCTTCCCTACTTCTACTCACGCTCATTTGACTTGTCATGGCAATTCTATGGAGACAATGTCGGGGACACAATCCTCTTTGGAGACAATGATCCTACGTCTGCAAAACCAAAGTTTGGTACTTACTGGATCAAGGAGGGGAAGGTGGTAGGCGTGTTCCTCGAATCTGGATCTCTTGAGGAGAACAAATTGATAGCCAAGGTAGCTAAGCTCCAGCCACCAGTGCCGGACCCTGAACAGCTGGAGAAGGAAGGTCTTGCATTTGCCAGTAAAATCTAA
- the LOC135605061 gene encoding uncharacterized protein LOC135605061, with protein sequence MQMQTHTSAREQQHILRARNSVRSSHRESPSEEERADEEASRTALSSFRMKEEQIERKKMEVREKVFAQLGRVEEESKRLAVIRKELEAMADPTSKQVSDLRKKIDAVNSELKPLGQNCLKKDKEYRDALEAFDGKNREKAQLVNKLMELVSESERQRMRKLEQLSKTIDSLR encoded by the exons ATGCAGATGCAGACTCACACGTCGGCACGGGAACAGCAGCACATTCTGCGCGCGAGGAACTCCGTGCGCAGCAGCCATAGAGAGAGCCCGTCCGAAGAAGAGAGAGCAGATGAGGAAGCATCAAGGACAGCTCTCTCCTCGTTCCGTATGAAGGAAGAACAGATCGAGAGGAAGAAGATGGAGGTCAGAGAGAAGGTCTTCGCTCAGCTGGGCAGGGTGGAAGAGGAAAGCAAACGCCTGGCCGTGATCCGAAAG GAACTCGAAGCCATGGCGGATCCAACAAGCAAGCAAGTGTCAGACTTACGCAAGAAGATAGATGCAGTTAACAGTGAACTGAAACCTCTAGGCCAGAACTGTTTGAAGAAG GACAAGGAGTACAGGGATGCTCTTGAGGCCTTCGATGGAAAGAACAGGGAGAAGGCCCAACTAGTCAACAAGCTAATGGAG CTGGTGAGCGAGAGCGAGAGGCAAAGGATGAGAAAGCTGGAGCAGTTGAGCAAGACAATAGACTCTCTTCGGTAG
- the LOC135606185 gene encoding uncharacterized protein LOC135606185 has translation MTALHSSENMTSLIIPPMVVVLVVLLFVYGIRWTLASSSKKKERSNGKHISSLPFCSASMHLGTATMVSKAKRNLLPSGHLLLPPSMKNFASCFSEHAVKVSEPSCSGSSSSGGNSLVVDTSCSVLSAVTCLYRTRLIATQRELLIRVAWSKGHAGPMLSVGIDDNPSVDRWEPNAMNCQLLMKKKGSRAYAAGDCAVRLHWDISSAKFGSGPEPIDGFYVVMVVNSELALSLGDMSEECTRRFEEALPVAESSMISRKEQVIGQGLHSTRARFREDGGDHEITIRCKEDGWDAKESELSVTVDKKRVVHVRRLRWNFRGNQTLFIDGSPVDMMWDMHGWRFGNAPGWAVFMFRKRSALESRLWLEEETVDREQGGASGFSLLIQQAFKST, from the exons ATGACCGCACTCCATTCCTCGGAGAACATGACAAGCCTTATCATTCCGCCTATGGTGGTGGTGTTGGTGGTTCTACTGTTTGTTTATGGTATTCGGTGGACCCTGGCTTCTTCTTC caagaagaaagaaagaagcaaCGGCAAGCATATTTCTTCCCTTCCTTTCTGCTCTGCTTCCATGCACCTCGGAACAGCAACAATGGTGAGCAAAGCAAAGAGGAACCTCCTGCCTTCCGGTCATCTTCTCCTTCCTCCGTCCATGAAGAACTTCGCCTCATGCTTCAGCGAGCACGCAGTCAAAGTCTCCGAGCCCTCCTGCTCggggagcagcagcagcggcggcaactCCTTGGTGGTCGACACCAGCTGCTCGGTTCTAAGCGCCGTCACCTGCCTCTACCGGACGAGGCTGATCGCCACGCAGAGGGAGCTCCTCATCAGGGTCGCCTGGTCCAAGGGGCATGCCGGCCCCATGCTTTCCGTTGGCATCGACGACAACCCGTCGGTCGACCGGTGGGAGCCAAACGCCATGAACTGTCAGCTGCTGATGAAGAAGAAGGGCAGCAGAGCGTACGCCGCCGGGGACTGCGCCGTTCGACTTCACTGGGACATTTCCTCAGCTAAGTTCGGATCGGGTCCGGAGCCGATCGATGGGTTCTATGTCGTGATGGTCGTGAACTCGGAGCTCGCGCTGTCGCTCGGAGACATGAGCGAAGAATGCACGCGAAGGTTCGAGGAGGCGCTTCCGGTCGCGGAATCCTCGATGATCAGCCGGAAAGAACAGGTCATCGGCCAGGGACTTCACTCCACGAGAGCTCGGTTTCGGGAGGACGGCGGCGACCACGAGATCACCATCAGGTGCAAGGAAGACGGGTGGGACGCCAAGGAGTCGGAGCTGTCGGTGACGGTCGACAAGAAGCGGGTGGTGCACGTGAGGCGGCTGCGGTGGAACTTCCGGGGGAACCAGACGCTCTTCATCGACGGGTCGCCGGTGGACATGATGTGGGACATGCACGGGTGGAGGTTCGGCAACGCGCCGGGGTGGGCGGTGTTCATGTTCCGGAAGCGGAGCGCGTTGGAGAGCAGGCTGTGGCTGGAGGAGGAGACGGTGGACAGGGAGCAAGGCGGCGCGTCGGGGTTCTCCCTGCTGATACAACAAGCCTTCAAGAGCACTTGA